CTACCGCATTTAACAGTATGACAGCAAGCCTCCGGCAAATAGTAACTTCAGTTAAGGAATCTTCATCCTTGGTGCTTGAGACGTCAGAAAGTGTTGCCGCGGTGGCCAATCAGTCACGGGCGGGAAGTGTTCAAGTAGCTAATTCTGTAGCGCGAATAGCCGAACAGCTTGTAAAGCAAGGTAAAGAGACAGAATCAACCACGCAAAATCTTAATCAGCTCGTTGGTATTACCACTGAAATTTCCGACAGTATTAGGCAAACTGCCGCTGCAACCGATATGTGCTCGGCGCTGGCTGTTCAAGGACAAGTGATTATAAACCAAACAATCGCTGAAATGCAGAATATTAAAGTACTTGTTGATGAAACAGGCCAAACTGTGACTACCCTTAGCCAAAGTGCAAACGAAATTGGCCAGATAACCGGACTGATTTCAGGAATCGCGAAACAGACAAGTCTGCTAGCATTAAATGCCGCAATCGAAGCGGCAAGGGCAGGGGAATCGGGACGAGGATTTGCTGTTGTTGCTGAAGAAGTTAGGAAGTTAGCAGATGAGTCGTCGTGTGCGGCTAAAAAAATTTCAGAGATAATTGCCAGAATACAATACGAATCCCGCGGTGTGGTAATAGCAATGAATCAGAGTATAGAGCACGTTGATCAGGGCGTTAATGTGACAAAAACAAGTGGTGAAACTTTTGCTCAAATTACGGCTGCAATTGCTGGGATTCAGCAGCAAGCAAATACTATTGCCCAAAAGACTGAAAGCCAAGATGAGTTATGTAAGTTGGCAATAACGACCGTGTCGGCCATGAATGTCATGACTGAGTGCAATACCGGCAGCGTACAGGAAATTGCCGCGGTATGCCAAGAGCAAGCCGCTTCGGCCCATACTATTACCTACTCTATAGAAAAATTAGCGGCGATGGCTAAGGAACTCGAGGACCTGGTCGACAGATTTGAAATATAGATTGATTATGATTTAATCTCAGGTGCATGGATTTATTACCCTTTTGCCATACTAAAAGTGGAAGGGGGAATGTTATGAAATTAAAGTATCGCGTGTTGTACACAGCCGCCGGCTTAATTATTGCTCTTGGCCTGATATTAAGCGGCTGTTCTCAGGCTCCGCAGAAGAAACAGGCTCCAGCACCGACCCCGCAGCAGACTGCCCAAGGAAAAGAACCCGAAATTACTGTTTATATGCATGAAACCGGTCAGAAGAAAACTATGAAGATGGAAGATTATATTGCCGGGGTTGTAGCCGGCGAGATGAAACCCGATTGGCCGGTTGAAGCGTTAGCGGCTCAGGCCATAATTGCCCGGACTTTTACC
The sequence above is drawn from the Veillonellaceae bacterium genome and encodes:
- a CDS encoding SpoIID/LytB domain-containing protein, translating into MKLKYRVLYTAAGLIIALGLILSGCSQAPQKKQAPAPTPQQTAQGKEPEITVYMHETGQKKTMKMEDYIAGVVAGEMKPDWPVEALAAQAIIARTFTIQAIEEKGGVPERGTQASTDIKEFQAYNDKAITENVKRAVEMTRGEIATYQGKAINSWFHA